GGGCCACGTTCCTGACGATAGATTCCAGCTCGTCGAGGTCGGTGTCGTAGCCGACGCCGAACTCGTAGGAGACGCCGATGGGCCCCGTCGCCGTCTCGTTGGTCACCGCGCTGGTCGCAAGGTCGGTGTTCGGGACGATAATCCGTTCGTTGTCGGGCGTCCGAATGCGCGTGACCCGGAGGTCGATGTCGACGACGACGCCGCGGTTGCCGTTCCACTGGATGGTGTCGCCGACGTTGATGTCCGGGTCCGTGACGATGAACGCCCCGGAGACGAAGTTGCCCAGCACGTCCTGGGCGGCCAGGCCGACGGCGATCGTGATACCGGCGGCAATGAGCGTCGATCCGGCGAGGGTGCCCCGGAACCCCGCGAAACTCGCCGCGACGACGACGGCGACGGCGACGATCAGGAGATGCGACAGACTGGTCAGCGCACTCTCCAGCGTCCGGTCGATGTTCGATCGGCCCAGCGCCCAGTGGATGGTCGGGACCACGACGAGTCGGCCGACCGCGTAGAGGAGTGCCGCGACGATGAAGAACTCGGCCCCGTCTTCGACGAGCTGGCCGTACGCCGAAGCGAAGTCCCCCCATCCCGGGTCCGGAATCTGCATACCCCTGCTTCAAACGCGGCCCACATGAATGTCAGGCGGCCGGGGCTCGGCCGTCGCGCGACAGCAAAGCGGGGCGGTTTTGTGCTCCGAATCCAATATTGGAGTGATGAACAGCGTTCGTCCGGACGAACTCGAGCGGTTGAGAGAGTCGTCGAACGGGGAGCAGCCATTCGTCCTCGACATTCGTCCGACGTCGGCGTTCGAGGCCGGGTCGATCGAGGAGAGCCACAATATCCCCGTCTACAACGACCTGCGTCGCGGCGACGACTCGGAACTCCGCGAGCGACTCGGCGAGGTTCCGACCGACAGGGACGTCGTCGTCGTGTGCAAGATGGGGGTGGTCGCGAAACGCGCGACCGGACTGCTTCTCGACGAGGGATACGACGCGGCGACGCTGCGGGGCGGGATGAGCGCCTGGAGCGGCTACCAGCGGGGGTCGCTGGGGTACAAACTCCGGTCGCTGCTCTGGAAGCTCAGGTGAGGACTGCGTTCGCTTCACTCGGTTCGCGGCGTCGCCGGTCGCCTGTCGAGGTCGCTGCGCGACCTCGCTATCGTTCAGCCGACGCGCTCGTCCAGGAGTAGCCTCAGTCGGCTAATCCTCACATCTGCGAGTCGGTTCGCTGCCGCTCACCCGACTCGCTCGTCCAAGATTAGCCTCGTCTTCGTACTCACGACCTCGTCCAGCTCCCGGGCCTGCGTGATGAGGTCGTTGACCGCGCCGGTGTCGGCGGCGTCGACGACCACGACGATGTCCTGTTCGCCCGAGACCTGCCAGACGAAGTCGACGGCGGGCCACTCGGCGATGTGGTCGGTGACGGCGGCCGTGTCGACGTCGACGTCGACGCCGATCTCGATCATCGCCTTGACGTTCCCGGTGCTCGTCGCGACGGTGAAGCGTTCGATGACGCCCTCGTCGACGAGTCGCTCGACGCGGTTGCGGACCGTCCCCTCCGAGGTACCTACCTGGTCTGCGATCTCCGTGTACGGGGTTCGGGCGTCCCGGCGGAGTATCGAGAGGATCTGGCTGTCGAGGTCGTCCATCGAGATGTGTGAGTACCGCACCCCCCGACTTGAGGATTACGAAATTCGTAACTCGTCTTCGAAAGTAACCCTTATCACCCAACATAGTATACGCTTCTCGTAATGGCTGACGCATACGTAGCGCTGGAGGGTGAGCGCGTCATCGAGGCCCGCGCTCGCGCCCCCGGGACCGCTCGCGGCGAAGTGGTGTTCACGACCGCATACACCGGCTACGAGGAGAGTCTGACCGACCCCTCCTACGAGGAGCAGATTCTCACGTTCTCGTACCCGCTGATCGGCAACTACGGCGTCCGGGAAGAGCGCTTCGAGTCCGACCGCGTCCACCCCCGCGGCGCGGTCGCCCGCGAGTTCACCGACGACGTCGCCGAGTGGCTCGAGAGCGAGGGCGTGCCGGCCGTCGACCACCTCGACACGCGCGACATCGTCACCGAGATCCGCGACGAGGGGGCGATGAAGTGTGGCATCGCGGCCGGCCCGGACGTGACCGAGGCGGACGCCCTGGCGGAACTGCGCGAGTGCAAGCACATGTCCGACCACACAGACATCGGGTCGCAGGTCTCCGTGCAGGACACTGTCGTCCACAACGCCGAGGGCGACGGTGCGACCGTCGCGCTGGTCGACTGTGGCGCGAAGGGCTCCATCGCCGAGTCGCTGGTCGAGCGCGACGCCGTCGTCCACGTCCTGCCCTACGACGCCACCGAGGCCGACGTCGCGGCCGTCGACCCCGACCTCCTCTTTGTCTCGAACGGCCCCGGCGACCCCGAGAACTTCGAGGCGGCCGGCGAACTCGTCGAGAAATACGTCGGCGAGGTGCCGCTGGCGGGCATCTGTCTCGGCCAGCAGGTCGTCGCGAACGCCCTGGGCGGACAGACCGAGAAGATGGAGTTCGGCCACCGCGGCGTCAACCAGCCGGTGCGTGACCTCCGCTCGAACAAGGTCGTGATGACGACCCAGAACCACGGCTACACCGTCGCCGAACCCGGCGACACGCTCGAGGTCACCCAGGTCAACGTCAACGACGACACGCCGGAGGGTCTGGAGAACGACGACCTGAACATCATCACCCGCCAGTACCACCCCGAGGCACACCCCGGCCCCCACGACTCGCTTGGCTTCTTCGACGACGTGCTGGCGATGACTGGTGAATAGCGAGGGCTCGAACGCAGTGAGAGGCCTGGGATAGCGAGGGGCTGAGCGCAGCGAAGTCCCTCGAACCGGAGGGAGCGGCCCTCGGATGGCGAGTGGGGAGCGAAGGGACTCGCGAGCAGCCCGACGCCCGCTCAGATAGTGATGAGGACCGCCCCGACGACGACCAGCAGCGCACCGACGACGACGCCGCGAGTGACTCGTTCGACGTCGCGCAGCAGGGCCGCCGAGAACAGGATGGTAAACAGCGGCGCAGTGGCTGCCAGCGGGTCGACGACCGCGACGCGACCGCCCTCCAGCGAGAGCGCGGTGAAGAACGCCAGCAGGGCGACGGCGGTCAGCACGCCGCTCCCCGTGAAGTACCTGAACGAGGCTCGTGGCGCGGAAATCACGTCGATGCGGCCACGCACCAGCGCGTAGGCCGCAAGCGCGGCGAGTGCGGCGGTCTCGTTGACCGCGACGGCCTGCAGCGGCGACGCGCCCGTGTCGACGAAGCCGAACCGCCGGAGGACGTTGCCGGCCGCGAAGACGGCCGCGGCCCCGATCGGAAAGAACAGGTCCCGCGGGTTCCAGCCCGACACGTCGCCCCCCTTCGAGTACGTGAGTACGACAAGGCCGCCCACGAGGACGACCACGCCGAGCGCGGTCAGCGGACCGAGTGGTTCGCCGAGGAACCCGAGCGCGAGGAGCGTCGCGAACAGCGGGCGGGTACTGATGCCGGCGCTGTTGATGCTCGCCCCGACCCGGTCGACGCCCGCGAACACGAAGATGCGCCCCACGGCCGTCCCGAACAGCCCCGCGACGGCGAACACGGCGACGAGTCGCGGCGTCAGCCCCGCGAACGGCGTCGGCCAGGAGCGGGCCGCCAGCGCGAGCCAGTACAGCGCGGTGTCGACGACGACCACGACGAGTGCCGCCTGGAGCGAGCTGCCGCCGGCCTCCATGCCCCGCTTGTCCAGAATCGGGCCGAAGCCCCAGATGACCGCCGGGACGAGCGCGAGCGCGTAGACGAGCAGCGGCGTCCCGGTCATCGCTGCATCACGCGGATGGAATCCATCGAGCGCCGGCGACGTCGGGACACCGGGACCGAGTGGACTGGCATCGTGGCCCTCACTCGTCGGCGAGCCGAGCCGCCCACGGGGCCAGCACGCCGGTCACGGCCTCGTTCATCGGCACCTCGACGTCGATGGCCGCGGCGTGGTCGACCACGGCCGCGTTGAGCGCCTCGAGTTCAAGGGACTTCTCGTGGGTCAGGTCGTAGTGCAGCGACGAGGAGGAGTCGGCGTCCAGGTCGCGGGCGAAGTCCAGCCACTCGTCGACGGTGTCGTCGGGGAGGGCGACGCCCTCGGCGCGGGCGACCGCACAGACCTCCTCGACGATACGGCGGTACATGGTCCACGAGGCGTCCGTCTCGCGGATAGCCCCCACCGGGAGGCGCGTGGCGGCGGTCATCCCGGACTGGGCGCAGATGAACGCGAACTTCCGCCAGAGTTCGACGTGGATGTCGTCGGCGAGGACGGCGTCGACCCCCACGCACTCGCCGAGGGCCGCGTCCAGCGCCTCGATGCGGTCGGTTCGCTCCCCGTCGAGTTCACCGTAGACGAACCGGGCTGGACCGCCGGTGTGTTCGACGACGCCTGGCGAGGCGATCGTCGAGAAGATGTAGGCGACGCCCCCGACGACGTGGGACTCGCCTACCGCTTCGGCGAGCCACCGCTCGTTGTCGACGCCGTTCTGCAGGGAGACGACGGCAGTGTCGTCGCCGAGCAACGGGTCGAGTTCCGTCGCGGCCTCGCGGGTGTCCTGGGCTTTCACACAGAAGAGCACGACGTCGACGGGGCCGATGTCGCTCGGGTCATCCGTCGCGGACAGGTCGACGGTGGTGTCGCCGGCGACGCTCTCGAGGACGAGGCCGTCGCGTCTGAGTGCCTCGAGGTGGGCACCGCGTGCGATGAGGTTGACCTCGTGCCCGGCGTCGGCCAGGCGCGCACCCAGGTAGCCGCCGACGCCACCGGCACCGAAGACTGCGAATTCCATGGGCGGGCTTCGCCGGCGCGTGGTGTAACTCTTGGCCCAGACCCGGAACGTGACGATGGGAGCCCGGTCCTCGGTGACCGCGAGCGCCTTACTCGCCGCCCCACTCGCGCGCGGTCTTCGGGCGCTCGCTGATGGCCTGCACGGCGAGAGGCTGGTCCTGGGAGTTGATGGCCTCGAGTGCGGCCTCTGCGCTCTCGATGGTCGAGAAGTACGTCACCGTGTTCTCGACGCAGGCCTCGAGCACGTCGCGGTTGCGCGAGGCCACGAGGTCGATCTCGTCGTTCTCGATTGCCTCGATGACGGCCTCGACGTCCGCGTAGTCGTCGAGGCTCTGCACGTCGAAGTGCTTCTCGTAGCCCAGCACGGGGAGGTCGACCAGCGCGGTCCCCGAAAGCGGGATGGGCTTGCCGACGCACATCTGGGCCTTCTGGTAGGCCTTGCCGAAGGAACCAGCGGTGCCCATGACCTCACCCGTGGACTTCATCTCCGGGCCGAGACGCGGGTCCGAGCCCGGCAGGCGGTCGAACGGCAGGACGACCTCCTTGACCGAGACCTGCTCGGGGATCTGTTCCTCGACGTCGAGTTCGTCGAGGGAGGCACCGGCCATCACCTTCGCGGCGAGTTTCGCGATGGGGACGCCTGTGGTCTTTGCGATGAACGGGACAGTGCGCGAGGAGCGCGGGTTCGCCTCCAGCACGTACACCTCGCCGTCGCGCACGGCCAGCTGGACGTTCAGCAGGCCGACCGTGTCCAGCGCGTCGGCGATGTCCTCGGTGACCTCGCGGATGCGCGGCATGACGTCCTTGATGTCCTGGGAGCGCGGCGGAATCATACACGCCGAGTCGCCGGAGTGGACGCCGGCGGTCTCGACGTGCTCCATCACGCCGCCGATGAGGACGTCGTCCTCGTCGGCCACGGCGTCGACGTCGAGTTCGACGGCGTCGGCGAGGAACTCGTCGACGAGGATCGGCTTGTCCGGGGAGACGCGAACGGCCTCCTCGATGTAGGTCTGGAGGTCGTCGTCGTTGTAGACGACGTCCATCGCGCGGCCGCCCAGCACGTACGAGGGGCGCACGAGCACCGGGTAGCCGATCTCGTGGGCGAGGTCCAGCGCCTCCGCCTCGGAGGTGGCGGTGCCCCCCTCGGCCTGGGCGATGCCGAGTTCGTCCATCAGCTTGTTGAAGCGGTCGCGGTCCTCGGCTAAGTCCATCGCGTCGACCGACGTCCCGAGAATCTCACAGTCGAGGTCGCGGCGCTCGAGTTCCTGCTCTAACGGGTGGCCGATGTCGACGGAGGTCTGGCCGCCGAACTGGACCATCACGCCGTCGGCCTCCGTCGCTTCGATGACGTCGGCGACCTCCTCTGCGGTGACCGGTTCGAAGAACAGGCCGTCGGAGGTGTCGTAGTCCGTCGAGACCGTCTCGGGGTTGTTGTTGACCACGTGGGCCTCGATCCCGGCTTCCTCGAGTGCCTGGACGGCGTGGACCGAACAGTAGTCGAACTCGACCCCCTGACCGATACGGATGGGGCCGCCGCCGACGACGACGACGCTCTCCAGGTCGCGGTCGATCATCAGTTCGTCACGGTCGATACCCGAGACGGGGTCCCGCGTCGAGTAGTAGTACGGCGTCGTTGCCCTGAACTCGCCGGCGCAGGTGTCGACCAGTTTGAAGTCGCGGTCGGTGGTCTGCGTCTCGACCGTGTCGACAGAGATCCCGGCCCCGTCGGTCGCGGCCTCAACCGCTTCCTCATCTTCGTCGTCGACCGCCGGGAGCCAGGAGGCGTGGGTGTCGTTGAACTCGCCGCCCGCGAGCGCGGTGATCTCCTGGTCGGTGAACCCGGCCTGGGCGGCCGTCTCGAAGTCGCCGTGCTGGGCGGCCTCGGCGGCGTCGGCCACTTGCTCGAACCGCTCGACGTACCACTCCTCGATGTCGGTGAGGTCGACGATCTCCTCGACGGTGTAGCCGCGGTCGAACGCCTCGAACATCGCATAGGGGCGGTCGGGCGTCGGCTTGACGAGATACTCCGACTCGAGTTCGTCGTCGTCGACCTCGTTCCAGTCGACGGCGGGGTCGTACTCCGAGGAGCGCAGCGCCTTCAGGAGGCTCTCGGGGAAGGTCCGGCCGATGGCCATCGCCTCGCCCGTCGATTTCATCGCCGTCGTGAGTTCGAAGTCGACGTCGCGGAACTTGTCCTTGGGCCAGCGCGGGACCTTCGTGACGACGTAGTCGATGGCTGGCTCGAACGCGGCGGTGGTCTCGCCGGTGATCTCGTTCTCGATCTCGTGGAGGCGCTTGCCCATCGCGACCTTCGCGGTCACGCGGGCGATGGGGTAGCCCGTCGCCTTCGAGGCCAGCGCCGAGGAGCGGGAGACGCGGGGGTTGACCTCGACGACGCGGTACTCGCCGCCGGGCGTGCCGTCGTCGCGCCAGGCGTGCTGGATGTTACAGCCGCCCTGGATGCCGAGTTCGCGGATGACCTTCAGCGCCGAGTTGCGCATCTCCTGGTGGGCCTCGTCGGGGATGACCTGGGAGGGCGTTACGACGGTGGACTCCCCGGTGTGGATGCCCATCGGGTCGATGTTCTCCATGTTGCAGATGATGATACAGGAGTCGTCGGCGTCACGCATCACCTCGTACTCGAGTTCGACCCAGCCCTCGATGGACTCGGTGATGAGCACCTCGCTGTTCCGGGAGAGGCGCAGGCCCTTGCGTACGCGCTCGACGAGTTCTTCGAACTCGTGGACGACGCCGGAGCCCGAGCCACCGAGCGTGTAGGTCGTGCGGGCGATGACCGGGAGGCCGCCGACCTCGTCGACGGCGTCCTCGACGCGCCCGCGGAACGCCGCCTCGTCGAAGTCCGTCACGGACTCGCCCTCGTCGAGCGAGATGGTGGTCGACGCGGGGACCGGTTCGCCAATCGACTCCATCCGCTGGCGGAACAGGTCGCGGTCCTCCGTCGCGTAGATGGTGTCCAGCGGCGTCCCCATCACCTCGACGTCGTATTCCTCGAGGACGCCCTCCTCGGCGAGCTCGGCGGTGACGTTGAGGCCGGTCTGGCCGCCCAGGCCGGCGATGACGCCGTCGGGCTGTTCCTTCCGGATGATCTCGCTTATGGCCTCGGTGTTGATGGGTTCGAGGTACACCTTGTCGGCCATCTCCGGGTCGGTCATGATGGTCGCGGGGTTCGAGTTCACCAGGACGACGCGGGCGCCTTCCTCCTGGAGCGCCCGGCAGGCCTGCGCACCGGAGTAGTCGAACTCTGCTGCCTGTCCGATCTTGATCGGGCCACTCCCGATGAGCAGGATTGTGCGGTCTTCCTCGGCTGTCATTACCCGACTCGAGCCCACACATCGTAATAAGCCCGGCGAAATGGTACGAGTCTCGAAGCCCGATTTCGAATTTCGTAATGCGAGTCCGTCACACGGGGCAGATTCACACCCGCCCGGCCAGAGTCAGTTGTCGAGGAACCGGTACCGATATGGCTGCCCCTGGATGACCTCCACGTCGTCGGTCTGGGCGCGCCGACCCAGTACCGTCGCGACGCGGTGAGCACTCTCGAACTCCTCGTCGTGTTCCGACAGCACCTCGAGTATCTCCCGGGCAGTCATGGGCTCATCCGCGTCGGCGTCTTCGAGCACGGACCGGATGCGCTCGAACTCGCCATGACGTATGGCCATATACCCATTCAGGGCCTCATACACCATATAACACCGTCAGACAACCGTCGTACGGCGGTTTCGGCGAAACCGACAGACGGCGGGGTGGCAGCCCGTGTCATACGAAGACGACAATCGTCTGAAATTTTGTCGGCGATAGACCGGGGGTCCGCCGGGGGGCAGTCCCGACCCGGGGCTCAGATGGCGGTGTCGTGACGGTCGTCGAAGTTCCGTTCCCGGCGGTACTGGTCGACGAACGCCGCCACGTCGAACTGGAGCATCTGCCGTTCGAACTCGCTCATCACGGCGTCGTCCTCGGCGTGACTGACCGCGTGTTCCATCAGCTCGACGAGCAGTTCGACGACGATCTCGTGGAGGCGTCGCGAGTCGAAGTCGGTCACCCACGCCATCGCGAAGCCCACGGCGCCGTCGTCTGCGGCGTCGGCAACGGCGACCTGGTCGGGGAACTCCTCGATGACGACGCCCATCAGGTGGGCCATCGTGAACTCGTCGTGGTCGTCGGCCGGTTCGATGGTCTCGGTGAGTATCTCCGCTAAGAACTCGGGGACGAAGCGGGCCAGCGGATGGGCGTCCAGGACGACAGCGTGGGTCCCCCCGCAGTCGCAGTCGAACTCCCGGATGCCCATGTGGAGGTCGTCGTGGGTGTCGACCACCTCGCCACAGGGGAGTTCGAGTTCGGACTCGCGGCCCCCGGGAACGCGCGGTTCTGCCATTGCCAGAGTGTGGGTCCTCGCGTGGTTAAAGGCCGCGATACCGACCGGCAGGGGTCAGAACGCCTCGTCGATAGACGGAGCGGGGCCGGGAGCCTGGCCGGCGGCGACCCGTCGGTAGGCGCTGGTCACGACGGCGATGCCGAAGACGGTCACCAGCTGCGAGAGCGCCGTCGTCACCAGCGTGACCGCGAGCGACTGGCCCGGGATCCCCACCAGCTGGAGCGGCAGCGACACGACGACGCCCAAGACGAACAGCACCGCCGCCAGTGCGAGGACCGGGACGGCGTTGTCCGTCACCAGGCGGATGCTCTCGCGGATCGCATCGATGACGCCACTGTCGTTCAGCGCGATCTCCTGGCGGACGAAAAAGAACAGGAGGGCGAGGACGACCCCGGGGAAGACGAACACCAGCGTCCCGAGTGCGACGGCGACGGCAGTCAGCACGGCGGCGGCCAGCGCGGTCACCATCGTCGGTCCCAGGTCAGCCGTGACCGCCGGGTCGAAGACGTCCGCCTCGCTGGCAAACAGGCGGATTGCGAGGATACGGAGGATTTCGCCGACGGCAAACAGCACGACGAGCAGGGCCAAGACGGCGCCGAGCGAGAGGTCGAGCGCCAGCGGCGACTCGGCGGACACCGCCGGCGGTGCCTGGGTCGCTCCCGGGAACACGCTGGCCAGCGACCGGTCGATGGCGGGAGACGCAGACTGCCAGAGGACGGTGTTGAGGAAACTGTAAACGAGGAAGACGCCGAGGACCGTGACGCCGCGCCGGCTCAGGAGGTCGTCGAGGCCGTCCGCGAGCGCGGCACCGACTCGGAGAGTCATGTCACATTCGGCGCGTGACGGAAAGATAAATCTGGCTTTACGTCGCCCGTGCTCAGGGCCAGTCGTCGCGCCGTTCCTCCTCGTCGTCCGTCGCGTCGGGTGCCCGAGGTTCGCCCAGTTCCCATCCCGCGGCCGCCGCGGCGTCCTCGACGGGCAGGTACTCCCATCCGGCCGACTCGGCCAGTTCGGCGTCGTCGGCGCCGGTGCCGACGAAGACGTGGCGGTCGGTGTCGAACTGGTCTCTGACGTTCGTGAGACTCTCCTCGCGGCCGCGGGGGCCCGAGAAGAAGTCCTGTCGGATGCGGTGTTTCCGCGTGAAGTTCGTCACCACGTAGGTAGGCTGTTCGGAGATGACGCCGACGTACTCCGACCACTGGCGCGCGTCGGTGAACACGCTGTCGGGATAGGCCAGTTGCTTGAGGGCGTCTAGGTCGAACGCGAGGGTCATGTCGCCGCTGCCGCCGTCCATGTCTCAGAGAGTGGGGCCGGCGGAAAAAAGCGCGTCGTTCTCGAGAGCGGGTCAGTCCCGGTCGCGCTCTTCGCGTTCGAGCATCGCCGCCTCCCGCTGGACGGCGGCCAGTTCCCGCTCTGCCGCTGGATTACCGCCGCCGTGGCCCGTCAGGACCGAGGCGTCCAGGACAGACCGGACGAAGCCGCCGTCGTCGCCGTCCTCGGCGTCCGGGTCGGACCTCTCCTCGGGACGGCGGCCCCACAGGTGTTCGAGGAGCGAACGGA
The DNA window shown above is from Haloarcula halobia and carries:
- the carA gene encoding glutamine-hydrolyzing carbamoyl-phosphate synthase small subunit, with the translated sequence MADAYVALEGERVIEARARAPGTARGEVVFTTAYTGYEESLTDPSYEEQILTFSYPLIGNYGVREERFESDRVHPRGAVAREFTDDVAEWLESEGVPAVDHLDTRDIVTEIRDEGAMKCGIAAGPDVTEADALAELRECKHMSDHTDIGSQVSVQDTVVHNAEGDGATVALVDCGAKGSIAESLVERDAVVHVLPYDATEADVAAVDPDLLFVSNGPGDPENFEAAGELVEKYVGEVPLAGICLGQQVVANALGGQTEKMEFGHRGVNQPVRDLRSNKVVMTTQNHGYTVAEPGDTLEVTQVNVNDDTPEGLENDDLNIITRQYHPEAHPGPHDSLGFFDDVLAMTGE
- a CDS encoding Lrp/AsnC family transcriptional regulator translates to MDDLDSQILSILRRDARTPYTEIADQVGTSEGTVRNRVERLVDEGVIERFTVATSTGNVKAMIEIGVDVDVDTAAVTDHIAEWPAVDFVWQVSGEQDIVVVVDAADTGAVNDLITQARELDEVVSTKTRLILDERVG
- a CDS encoding mechanosensitive ion channel family protein is translated as MQIPDPGWGDFASAYGQLVEDGAEFFIVAALLYAVGRLVVVPTIHWALGRSNIDRTLESALTSLSHLLIVAVAVVVAASFAGFRGTLAGSTLIAAGITIAVGLAAQDVLGNFVSGAFIVTDPDINVGDTIQWNGNRGVVVDIDLRVTRIRTPDNERIIVPNTDLATSAVTNETATGPIGVSYEFGVGYDTDLDELESIVRNVARDLDHVAEDPSPVVAVGELAPTSVLMTGRVWVPNNRRNRVPAVRSAFIRGVHEACREAGIDLSETSQHAVSGEMAVHEPADPPA
- a CDS encoding rhodanese-like domain-containing protein — translated: MNSVRPDELERLRESSNGEQPFVLDIRPTSAFEAGSIEESHNIPVYNDLRRGDDSELRERLGEVPTDRDVVVVCKMGVVAKRATGLLLDEGYDAATLRGGMSAWSGYQRGSLGYKLRSLLWKLR
- the carB gene encoding carbamoyl-phosphate synthase large subunit, with product MTAEEDRTILLIGSGPIKIGQAAEFDYSGAQACRALQEEGARVVLVNSNPATIMTDPEMADKVYLEPINTEAISEIIRKEQPDGVIAGLGGQTGLNVTAELAEEGVLEEYDVEVMGTPLDTIYATEDRDLFRQRMESIGEPVPASTTISLDEGESVTDFDEAAFRGRVEDAVDEVGGLPVIARTTYTLGGSGSGVVHEFEELVERVRKGLRLSRNSEVLITESIEGWVELEYEVMRDADDSCIIICNMENIDPMGIHTGESTVVTPSQVIPDEAHQEMRNSALKVIRELGIQGGCNIQHAWRDDGTPGGEYRVVEVNPRVSRSSALASKATGYPIARVTAKVAMGKRLHEIENEITGETTAAFEPAIDYVVTKVPRWPKDKFRDVDFELTTAMKSTGEAMAIGRTFPESLLKALRSSEYDPAVDWNEVDDDELESEYLVKPTPDRPYAMFEAFDRGYTVEEIVDLTDIEEWYVERFEQVADAAEAAQHGDFETAAQAGFTDQEITALAGGEFNDTHASWLPAVDDEDEEAVEAATDGAGISVDTVETQTTDRDFKLVDTCAGEFRATTPYYYSTRDPVSGIDRDELMIDRDLESVVVVGGGPIRIGQGVEFDYCSVHAVQALEEAGIEAHVVNNNPETVSTDYDTSDGLFFEPVTAEEVADVIEATEADGVMVQFGGQTSVDIGHPLEQELERRDLDCEILGTSVDAMDLAEDRDRFNKLMDELGIAQAEGGTATSEAEALDLAHEIGYPVLVRPSYVLGGRAMDVVYNDDDLQTYIEEAVRVSPDKPILVDEFLADAVELDVDAVADEDDVLIGGVMEHVETAGVHSGDSACMIPPRSQDIKDVMPRIREVTEDIADALDTVGLLNVQLAVRDGEVYVLEANPRSSRTVPFIAKTTGVPIAKLAAKVMAGASLDELDVEEQIPEQVSVKEVVLPFDRLPGSDPRLGPEMKSTGEVMGTAGSFGKAYQKAQMCVGKPIPLSGTALVDLPVLGYEKHFDVQSLDDYADVEAVIEAIENDEIDLVASRNRDVLEACVENTVTYFSTIESAEAALEAINSQDQPLAVQAISERPKTAREWGGE
- a CDS encoding DUF7124 domain-containing protein, with product MDGGSGDMTLAFDLDALKQLAYPDSVFTDARQWSEYVGVISEQPTYVVTNFTRKHRIRQDFFSGPRGREESLTNVRDQFDTDRHVFVGTGADDAELAESAGWEYLPVEDAAAAAGWELGEPRAPDATDDEEERRDDWP
- a CDS encoding 2-dehydropantoate 2-reductase, which produces MEFAVFGAGGVGGYLGARLADAGHEVNLIARGAHLEALRRDGLVLESVAGDTTVDLSATDDPSDIGPVDVVLFCVKAQDTREAATELDPLLGDDTAVVSLQNGVDNERWLAEAVGESHVVGGVAYIFSTIASPGVVEHTGGPARFVYGELDGERTDRIEALDAALGECVGVDAVLADDIHVELWRKFAFICAQSGMTAATRLPVGAIRETDASWTMYRRIVEEVCAVARAEGVALPDDTVDEWLDFARDLDADSSSSLHYDLTHEKSLELEALNAAVVDHAAAIDVEVPMNEAVTGVLAPWAARLADE
- a CDS encoding EamA family transporter yields the protein MTGTPLLVYALALVPAVIWGFGPILDKRGMEAGGSSLQAALVVVVVDTALYWLALAARSWPTPFAGLTPRLVAVFAVAGLFGTAVGRIFVFAGVDRVGASINSAGISTRPLFATLLALGFLGEPLGPLTALGVVVLVGGLVVLTYSKGGDVSGWNPRDLFFPIGAAAVFAAGNVLRRFGFVDTGASPLQAVAVNETAALAALAAYALVRGRIDVISAPRASFRYFTGSGVLTAVALLAFFTALSLEGGRVAVVDPLAATAPLFTILFSAALLRDVERVTRGVVVGALLVVVGAVLITI
- a CDS encoding DUF5815 family protein — translated: MAEPRVPGGRESELELPCGEVVDTHDDLHMGIREFDCDCGGTHAVVLDAHPLARFVPEFLAEILTETIEPADDHDEFTMAHLMGVVIEEFPDQVAVADAADDGAVGFAMAWVTDFDSRRLHEIVVELLVELMEHAVSHAEDDAVMSEFERQMLQFDVAAFVDQYRRERNFDDRHDTAI